Proteins encoded together in one Candidatus Polarisedimenticolia bacterium window:
- a CDS encoding serine/threonine-protein kinase, translating into MKPPTGKKLGHYRLLEEIGRGGMGVVYRALDTKLEREVALKVLPKEATADPERLERFRREARAVAALNHPGIVTIYSVEEAKGTHFLTMELVSGSALEEMIPASGMSQEQICRIGIPLAEALAAAHQRGIVHRDLKPANIVVTSDGRLKVLDFGLAKLLSSSESVGEGSAPPTRTLATGEGKVLGTIPYMSPEQVTGKPVDARADIFSLGI; encoded by the coding sequence ATGAAACCCCCAACCGGAAAGAAGCTGGGACACTACCGGCTGCTCGAAGAGATCGGGCGAGGCGGGATGGGCGTGGTGTATCGCGCGCTGGATACGAAGCTCGAGCGCGAGGTGGCTCTGAAGGTCCTGCCGAAGGAGGCAACGGCCGATCCGGAGCGCCTGGAGCGCTTCCGGCGCGAGGCCAGGGCGGTCGCCGCGCTCAATCACCCGGGCATCGTCACCATTTACTCGGTAGAGGAGGCGAAAGGAACTCACTTCCTGACGATGGAGCTGGTGAGCGGGAGTGCCCTCGAGGAGATGATTCCCGCCTCGGGGATGAGCCAGGAGCAGATCTGCAGGATCGGCATCCCACTCGCGGAGGCGCTGGCGGCGGCGCACCAGCGCGGCATCGTCCATCGGGATCTCAAGCCTGCCAACATTGTCGTGACCAGCGACGGCCGGCTCAAGGTGCTCGATTTCGGCTTGGCCAAGCTGCTTTCCTCGAGCGAATCCGTGGGAGAGGGAAGCGCTCCGCCGACCCGGACCCTGGCGACCGGCGAGGGCAAGGTCCTGGGGACCATTCCTTATATGTCGCCCGAGCAGGTGACGGGGAAGCCGGTCGACGCGCGCGCCGACATCTTCTCGCTGGGCATCAT
- a CDS encoding TonB-dependent receptor: protein MLQKATATVGLLVLCALPALAFDGQVLLPDGAPAVGATVSITGVEGTTRTNAEGRFHWEPDPTFPCELRVLLAGGQYTAPVRLDSAPAQGTPIKVTPVLSESVTVIATRVPEPSSEVPASVTVVSGEDMVNRGARDLQGALSQAVGLDVAPGGDAGPASSVVEMWGLKEFDAYLLVVDGVPWGGAFNPAMQALDLYDVDHIEVLRGAAPVTYGATSFVGVIEVFKREADDPAKVLSVAGGSYGSYSASYRTPLPGWASVQSALSLDLGQAGYKDDRTEVQRGHLLWKNVVPAGSGKLRFDVDGLWQQQDPASPRVRVGADLAPEVALDTNQNPGGSHIDENRFALNVSYEQPALKGSWTSRFSVAHSSQDILRGFLVDVSTVNPNAHGFRQDTPITDIYLDSHVAFPLARKLQLVTGVDYLYGHGETSGGDFDYFVNLNGDNPPDGEDLASQADIKITDVRNFAGAYGQFRWDPKETWHFELGLRVNYTDESRDASAVEFGSGTTEGGTDSMNLWRGSGYAGVTWTAWHQGAEALYLFADYRNTYKPAVVDFGLEAEDEILNPETAESVEVGVKSRLLDGKLSLEMSAFQMNFHNLVVSQNVGGVPSLENAGSERFRGLEIASAWQIKPALSWRVGYSLHDARFTDYTTQLDPIPAPPTVLDGNQLEMSARNMAFMGFVLAPERAWRGSIQANYVGTRFLNKRNTAPTEAFTTLDAGVGYRYKDLEFRLDGYNLTDQREPVSESELGDAQYYIMPARSLVVGVRWNLGS from the coding sequence ATGCTCCAGAAAGCCACCGCCACCGTAGGTCTGCTTGTGCTCTGCGCCCTCCCCGCCCTCGCCTTCGACGGCCAGGTCCTGCTCCCCGACGGAGCGCCCGCCGTGGGAGCCACCGTCTCGATTACCGGGGTCGAAGGAACCACACGCACCAATGCGGAGGGACGCTTCCATTGGGAGCCCGACCCGACGTTTCCCTGCGAGCTGCGCGTCCTCCTCGCGGGAGGTCAGTACACGGCCCCTGTAAGGCTCGACTCGGCCCCGGCGCAGGGAACACCCATCAAGGTCACCCCCGTCCTGTCGGAATCGGTCACCGTCATCGCGACGCGCGTCCCGGAGCCCAGCAGCGAGGTGCCGGCCTCGGTGACCGTGGTGAGCGGCGAAGATATGGTCAATCGCGGTGCTCGCGACCTTCAGGGCGCGCTTTCGCAGGCGGTCGGCCTGGACGTGGCGCCCGGCGGCGACGCGGGACCTGCCAGCTCGGTGGTCGAGATGTGGGGCCTCAAGGAGTTCGACGCCTACTTGCTGGTCGTGGACGGCGTTCCCTGGGGGGGCGCCTTCAATCCTGCCATGCAGGCGCTGGATCTGTACGATGTCGACCACATCGAGGTGCTGCGCGGCGCCGCCCCCGTCACCTATGGGGCGACCTCGTTCGTGGGGGTCATCGAAGTCTTCAAGCGCGAGGCGGACGATCCGGCGAAAGTCCTCTCCGTGGCTGGCGGGAGCTATGGCAGCTACTCAGCCAGCTATCGCACGCCGCTGCCGGGCTGGGCCTCCGTCCAGTCGGCCCTGAGCCTCGATCTGGGTCAGGCGGGTTACAAGGATGATCGTACCGAGGTGCAGCGCGGGCATCTGTTGTGGAAGAACGTCGTTCCGGCGGGGTCCGGGAAGCTGCGCTTCGACGTGGACGGCTTGTGGCAGCAGCAGGATCCGGCGAGCCCGCGCGTTCGCGTAGGGGCGGATCTGGCGCCCGAAGTCGCTCTGGACACCAACCAGAATCCCGGCGGATCGCACATCGACGAGAATCGCTTCGCGCTGAATGTCTCCTACGAGCAGCCGGCGTTGAAGGGATCCTGGACGAGCCGTTTCTCGGTCGCGCACTCGAGCCAGGACATCCTGCGCGGCTTCCTGGTGGACGTTTCAACCGTCAATCCCAACGCCCACGGCTTCCGTCAGGACACGCCGATCACCGATATCTATCTCGACAGCCACGTCGCGTTTCCGCTGGCCAGGAAGCTCCAGCTGGTCACCGGCGTCGATTATCTCTATGGGCACGGCGAGACTTCGGGCGGCGACTTCGATTACTTCGTGAACCTGAACGGCGACAATCCCCCCGACGGCGAAGACCTGGCCAGTCAGGCGGACATCAAGATTACCGACGTGCGGAATTTCGCCGGGGCGTACGGACAGTTCCGCTGGGATCCGAAGGAGACCTGGCATTTCGAGCTGGGACTGCGCGTGAATTACACCGACGAGTCGCGCGACGCCAGCGCGGTGGAGTTCGGCAGCGGCACGACCGAGGGCGGCACCGACAGTATGAATCTATGGCGCGGCAGCGGCTATGCCGGAGTGACCTGGACCGCCTGGCACCAGGGAGCGGAGGCGCTCTATTTGTTCGCCGATTACCGCAACACCTACAAGCCTGCGGTGGTCGATTTCGGGCTGGAAGCGGAAGACGAGATTCTGAATCCGGAGACGGCCGAGAGCGTGGAAGTCGGCGTGAAGAGCCGCTTGCTGGATGGGAAGCTGTCCCTGGAGATGAGCGCGTTCCAGATGAACTTCCACAACCTGGTGGTCTCGCAGAACGTCGGCGGAGTTCCCTCGCTGGAGAACGCCGGCAGCGAGCGCTTCCGCGGGCTAGAGATCGCTTCGGCCTGGCAAATCAAGCCGGCGCTGAGCTGGCGGGTCGGATACAGCCTGCATGACGCGCGCTTCACGGACTACACGACTCAGCTCGACCCCATCCCCGCGCCTCCCACCGTGCTTGATGGAAACCAGCTCGAGATGTCGGCGCGCAACATGGCCTTCATGGGCTTCGTCTTGGCGCCGGAGCGCGCCTGGCGGGGAAGCATCCAGGCCAACTATGTGGGGACGCGCTTCCTGAACAAGCGCAACACCGCGCCCACGGAGGCCTTCACGACGCTCGACGCGGGAGTGGGATACCGCTACAAGGACCTGGAATTCCGCCTGGATGGCTACAACCTTACCGACCAGAGGGAGCCGGTCTCCGAGAGCGAGCTGGGGGACGCGCAATACTACATCATGCCGGCGCGCAGCCTGGTGGTCGGCGTCCGCTGGAACCTGGGTTCGTAG
- a CDS encoding peroxiredoxin, producing MKTLMLAFLAAAAAAAAAGSAKPPDVGDMAPAFSLAGSDGKTYNLSDFKGKEVVVIAWFPKAFTGGUTAECKSLRASGPKIRDFQVAYFAASVDDAETNHKFAESLGLDYPILSDPDKKTAEAYGVLQSGYAARNTFYIGPDGRILFVDRNVNAGAAGDDVAKKLAELKVPRREGAAK from the coding sequence ATGAAAACTCTGATGCTCGCGTTTCTGGCAGCCGCGGCGGCCGCGGCAGCCGCGGGAAGCGCCAAGCCGCCCGACGTAGGCGACATGGCTCCCGCCTTCTCGCTCGCCGGCTCGGACGGCAAGACTTACAATCTGTCAGATTTCAAAGGGAAGGAAGTGGTCGTCATCGCCTGGTTTCCGAAGGCTTTCACCGGGGGATGAACGGCCGAGTGCAAGTCGCTCCGTGCGAGCGGACCGAAGATTCGGGATTTCCAGGTCGCCTACTTCGCTGCCAGCGTCGATGATGCCGAAACCAACCACAAGTTCGCCGAGTCCCTGGGCCTCGACTATCCCATCCTGAGCGACCCCGACAAGAAGACGGCGGAAGCCTACGGCGTGCTGCAGTCGGGCTACGCCGCCCGCAACACCTTCTACATCGGCCCCGACGGGCGCATTCTGTTCGTGGATCGCAACGTGAACGCCGGCGCGGCGGGCGACGATGTCGCCAAGAAGCTGGCGGAGCTGAAGGTCCCACGCCGGGAGGGAGCCGCGAAGTAG